The stretch of DNA ATAAGCCGCTTTTCAAGTTCACTATGTATCAAGTTAATGGTATTATCTTTTATTCCTACAGAACGTGCTATGTTATCAAATCTTTCAACAGTTCTATACACTTCTTCAATAATCTTTTTGCATTTAGAGGTTTTTAAGTCCATTCTTTTGCCGCATGTAATCATATCGTCTTTTAAGATGTTTGCCATTTTGCCATTAATGCTCATTTGATGTGCCTTTAGCCATTGGTTCTCTGGATTACATGCAAATGTGATATCGTAGGCTGGCGATAAGGACCAAATACCTCTTCTGTTCATTATAAAAGAAATATTCTTAACATGGTCATCTTGATTGACCGCAAGCACATTAAAAACCATTCTTCTAAAGAATTGTTCGATGTCACTACTTGGCAATCCCAATCGTCTTGCAGTCAGTGCCGCGTTTTCATAGCTGCACAATCCTGGCTCGTTATAATCGATATGCATAATTGCACCTAATGACTGCATGTGCAGCTTATCACCATCCACTCGGTCAAATCGCTTTGTTATAAAATGATTTCGTCCACCTTCATATAAGAGCCGGCATTCGCTCATTGTTATTCCTGCTTCTAGTGCCATTTTATAATAAGCATACTCGATAAGGGTATATTCGGGAATGTCTTCCAGATTGTGATCGCCGTTTTTTGACACGCCATCAAACTTTGCCAGCCAATAATCAAAATCTTTGCCTAGTTCAACCTGACCGGAACGGATTTCGCCTGTTTTTTCATTGTAAGCAATGACAGCTTTTGCTCTTGCGCCTCCTGCTGATGTTCCTAGCCGCAAAAGCTGCTTATAATAAACATCACTTTTCGCATATAGGAGAATATCCTTTTTACCCTTTAATATTGCAGAAGCAAACTCAGACATTCTTGTCATGTTTATTTCTTCATCAATATCTCTTTGTCCGTTGTTATCAGGTTCATATTCCAGTGCTCCCATACCGCGTTTGCCAGTATAGCATAATCGTTCAACTACATTCAAAGAGTCAGGTGATCTACCTTGCGAAGCGAGCCACTGATCAATAACGGCATTGCCAAACCTGTCCGGTAAAGAATCTGACATCAAGCCAGGGACGCCTTTAAAAGATGTTTTTGCCAAATTGGGGAATTCGTATACCCTGTCTGATAATGGCATCTTAATCGGTGATAATTCGATGCCACTGCTAAGAAAACTTTTGGCATATTCAAATGATACATATCCCTTGCTGTCGTCTAAGTAAAAATAGCCAATTATTGTTCCCCAGAGTTTTACTTTTGCTGCTTTTGTCATTATGATTCATCCCCCCATTTGAAGGTTGTTTTTGGGTCTTTAAGCTTTTTTTTACTTGTTCGTTTTCTTTGGGGCGTGACCGATTTCTCTTTCAAGTAATAAGAAGGCCTCTTTGCTGGATCTGGCACTAGCATGTCAAGATTCGAATCTAATTCAAGTGCAATAAGCACTTTTATTAATGTGCTGAACTGTACATCCTCTCCATTTTCCATGTTTGTTACACTTCGTCTGGAAATGCCTGCTTTATCAGCTAGTTCG from Peptostreptococcaceae bacterium encodes:
- a CDS encoding helix-turn-helix domain-containing protein, encoding MDRFLSSLAIISEIGARLKTYRIDYPLSQNELADKAGISRRSVTNMENGEDVQFSTLIKVLIALELDSNLDMLVPDPAKRPSYYLKEKSVTPQRKRTSKKKLKDPKTTFKWGDES
- a CDS encoding type II toxin-antitoxin system HipA family toxin, whose amino-acid sequence is MTKAAKVKLWGTIIGYFYLDDSKGYVSFEYAKSFLSSGIELSPIKMPLSDRVYEFPNLAKTSFKGVPGLMSDSLPDRFGNAVIDQWLASQGRSPDSLNVVERLCYTGKRGMGALEYEPDNNGQRDIDEEINMTRMSEFASAILKGKKDILLYAKSDVYYKQLLRLGTSAGGARAKAVIAYNEKTGEIRSGQVELGKDFDYWLAKFDGVSKNGDHNLEDIPEYTLIEYAYYKMALEAGITMSECRLLYEGGRNHFITKRFDRVDGDKLHMQSLGAIMHIDYNEPGLCSYENAALTARRLGLPSSDIEQFFRRMVFNVLAVNQDDHVKNISFIMNRRGIWSLSPAYDITFACNPENQWLKAHQMSINGKMANILKDDMITCGKRMDLKTSKCKKIIEEVYRTVERFDNIARSVGIKDNTINLIHSELEKRL